One genomic segment of Oncorhynchus masou masou isolate Uvic2021 chromosome 16, UVic_Omas_1.1, whole genome shotgun sequence includes these proteins:
- the LOC135557639 gene encoding sodium-dependent multivitamin transporter-like, whose protein sequence is MGDVVQMHFSTPDYVIFALLLVASTCIGLFYALSGGRQRTTQEFLLADRSMSCLPVSLSLLATFQSAVAILGVPSEIYTYGTQYWFLGVSYFLGLLVPAHVFIPVFYRLRLTSAYEYLELRFNKTVRIMGTVTFIFQMVIYMGVVLYAPALALNAVTGFDLWGAVLAMGLVCTLYTTLGGLKAVIWTDVFQTIVMFAGQLAVIIVGAHQAGGMGEVWRKAINGSRIASLDLNPDPTERHTFWTLGVGGVFLMLALYGVNQAQVQRYLSSRTEREAVMSCYVVFPCQQVVLCLGCLMGLVMFARYGEDSPLDKGYVKTNDQMVLYFVMDVFRDLPGLPGLFVACLFSGALSTISSAFNSLATVTMEDLIKPYCPTMTEAKATLLSKGLAFAYGLVCLAMAYTASHMGSVLQAALSIFGMVGGPLLGLFCLGMFFPWANSTGAIVGLVAGLVMAFWIGIGHFVSRMGVPTTLPPIINGTAMPLPGNMTTAVMTTLITLITAKPKPTGVQALYNLSYLWYSAHNSTTVVIVGLIVSLLTGPMKEQDLTPGTVYPVLGNLLFFLPECYRETLCCVTPLPQKPKAIDTHPYLMARKESNGVSHPKEEMKTEETEREKDEDEETATPQPSCRLAHTLQETAL, encoded by the exons ATGGGGGACGTAGTCCAGATGCACTTCTCCACGCCGGACTATGTGATCTTTGCCCTGCTGCTGGTGGCGTCCACGTGCATCGGCCTGTTCTACGCCCTGTCCGGCGGGCGCCAGCGCACCACGCAGGAGTTCCTATTGGCCGACCGTTCTATGAGCTGCCTGCCCGTGTCGCTCTCGCTGCTCGCCACCTTCCAGTCGGCCGTGGCCATCCTGGGGGTGCCCTCGGAGATCTACACCTACGGAACGCAGTACTGGTTCCTGGGAGTCTCCTACTTCCTGGGTCTGCTTGTCCCCGCCCACGTCTTCATACCTGTCTTCTACAGGCTCCGCCTCACCAGTGCTTATGAG TATTTGGAGCTGCGCTTCAATAAGACGGTTCGCATCATGGGCACCGTGACCTTTATCTTTCAGATG GTGATCTATATGGGAGTGGTCCTCTATGCACCAGCACTCGCACTCAATGCAG TGACTGGATTTGACCTCTGGGGGGCAGTGCTGGCCATGGGACTGGTGTGCACCCTGTACACAACATTA GGAGGGCTGAAGGCAGTCATCTGGACAGACGTGTTCCAGACCATTGTGATGTTTGCTGGCCAACTGGCGGTCATCATAGTGGGGGCCCACCAGGCAGGAGGCATGGGAGAGGTGTGGAGGAAAGCCATCAACGGCAGCCGCATCGCAAGTCTAGA CCTGAACCCTGACCCGACGGAGAGGCACACGTTCTGGACGCTGGGCGTGGGCGGGGTGTTCCTCATGCTGGCGCTGTACGGGGTCAACCAGGCCCAGGTCCAGAGGTACCTCAGTTCCCGCACTGAGAGGGAGGCGGTCAT GTCGTGCTACGTGGTGTTTCCCTGCCAGCAGGTGGTGTTGTGTCTGGGCTGTCTGATGGGCCTGGTGATGTTTGCTCGCTACGGTGAGGATAGCCCACTGGATAAGGGTTACGTCAAAACCAACGACCAG ATGGTGCTGTACTTTGTGATGGATGTGTTCAGGGACCTGCCTGGCCTACCAGGGCTGTTTGTCGCCTGCCTGTTCAGCGGCGCTCTCAG TACCATCTCATCAGCGTTTAACTCCCTAGCGACGGTAACCATGGAGGACCTAATCAAGCCTTACTGCCCGACCATGACGGAGGCCAAAGCCACACTGCTCTCCAAAGGCCTGG CGTTTGCCTACGGGCTGGTGTGTCTGGCCATGGCCTACACCGCGTCTCACATGGGCTCAGTGCTGCAG gcagCATTGAGTATCTTTGGGATGGTGGGTGGTCCTCTCCTCGGTCTCTTCTGTCTGGGAATGTTCTTCCCCTGGGCTAACTCCACT GGTGCGATAGTAGGGTTGGTGGCAGGCCTGGTTATGGCCTTCTGGATTGGCATTGGGCATTTCGTGTCCCGTATGGGGGTGCCCACTACTCTGCCCCCCATCATCAACGGCACCGCTATGCCCCTCCCCGGCAACATGACCACTGCTGTCATGACCACCCTGATTACCTTGATCACCGCCAAACCAAA GCCTACGGGTGTGCAGGCCCTGTACAATCTATCCTATTTGTGGTACAGTGCCCACAACTCTACCACTGTGGTGATAGTGGGACTGATAGTCAGCCTGCTGACTGGTCCTATGAAGGAGCAGGACCTGACCCCAGGGACGGTGTACCCTGTCCTGGGCAACCTGCTCTTCTTCCTGCCTGAATGCTACAGGGAGACACTCTGCTGTGTCACCCCACTGCCACAGAAG CCCAAGGCTATCGACACGCATCCTTACCTGATGGCTCGGAAGGAGAGCAATGGAGTGTCCCATCCCAAAGAGGAGATGAAGACTGAGGAGACGGAGCGAGAGAAGGATGAGGACGAGGAGACCGCAACTCCTCAGCCTTCCTGCCGACTGGCTCACACGTTGCAGGAGACGGCCTTgtag
- the LOC135557642 gene encoding epoxide hydrolase 1-like isoform X1 yields the protein MRNHVSSIRGISNCKVRECLTTERGQNLHWFESSRQELHFPRTTGLYFDTINWRTGELTLHLVEQQQFILFTGYPEGSTMFTEILLALVVGGVVYFLVQRSKRHQLKSEDGWWGEGTPMAGEEDLSIRPYTVQTDEEELEDLYRRIDQTRPFPSLEDSQFNYGFNSHYLQKVVTYWRRDFDWRRQVEKLNKFPHYKTNIEGIDVHYVHVRPKNLPEGVTAVPLLMVHGWPGSFYEFYRMIPLLTQPSNPDDIVFEVVCPSIPGYGFSEAPHKKGFDSVCAARVFHKLMKRLGFQQFYAHGGDWGWIVTTNMAQLEPKIIKGLHLNFAPPSKPGLPMVLSIMLGRSFPKLFGFNEHDIQRIYPVVQNLVVESVKESGYMHIQATKPDTVGRGLNDSPVGLAAYILEKFSTWTDHDFRNLDDGGLTRKFSLDDLLTNVMIYWTSGCIISSMRFYKENFSKGLDQPHSKMPVHVPTGFACFPNELMHTPKLWVQQKYRELKTFTPMARGGHFAAMEEPELMAQDIQNFTKMQEKMK from the exons ATGAggaatcacgtcagctctattCGTGGAATTTCTAACTGCAAAGTTCGAGAATGTTTGACAACTGAACGTGGCCAAAATTTGCACTGGTTTGAGTCCAGTAGACAAGAACTACATTTCCCACGAACCACTGGTCTCTATTTCGACACTATAAACTGGCGGACGGGAGAATTGACACTGCATCTTGTGGAACAGCAACAA TTTATTCTGTTCACTGGGTACCCAGAAGGCAGTACCATGTTTACAGAGATTCTGTTAGCCCTGGTGGTGGGAGGAGTGGTCTACTTCCTGGTGCAGAGGAGTAAGAGGCATCAGCTGAAGAGTGAGGATGGCTGGTGGGGGGAGGGgactcccatggctggggaagaAGATCTCAGCATTCGCCCCTACACAGTCCAAACGGATGAGGAGGAGTTGGAG GACCTGTACAGGCGAATAGACCAGACCCGACCCTTCCCCTCTCTAGAGGACAGCCAGTTCAACTACGGCTTCAACTCCCACTATCTGCAGAAGGTGGTCACCTACTGGAGACGTGACTTTGACTGGAGGAGACAAGTGGAAAAACTGAACAAATTCCCACATTACAAAACCAACATTGAAG GCATTGATGTCCACTACGTCCATGTGCGGCCCAAGAACCTCCCTGAGGGCGTGACTGCTGTGCCTCTGCTCATGGTGCACGGCTGGCCAGGCTCTTTCTACGAGTTCTACAGGATGATACCCCTTCTGACTCAACCCTCCAACCCAGACGACATCGTGTTTGAGGTGGTGTGTCCTTCCATCCCTGGGTACGGCTTCTCCGAGGCTCCACATAAGAAAG GTTTTGACTCGGTGTGTGCGGCCCGTGTGTTCCACAAGCTGATGAAGAGACTGGGCTTCCAACAGTTCTATGCTCAtggaggagactggggatggaTCGTCACGACCAACATGGCCCAGCTGGAGCCCaa AATAATCAAAGGCTTACATCTCAACTTTGCTCCCCCCTCCAAACCGGGTCTGCCCATGGTTCTGTCTATAATGCTGGGCCGCAGTTTCCCCAAGCTGTTTGGCTTCAACGAACACGACATTCAGCGCATCTACCCCGTTGTGCAGAACCTAGTGGTGGAGTCTGTCAAGGAGTCAGGATACATGCACATCCAGGCCACCAAGCCTGACACTGTGG GTCGAGGGTTGAATGATTCTCCGGTGGGTCTTGCTGCCTATATCTTGGAGAAGTTCTCCACCTGGACTGACCATGACTTCAGGAACCTGGATGACGGAGGACTTACGAG GAAGTTCAGTCTGGATGACCTGCTGACCAACGTGATGATCTACTGGACGTCTGGCTGCATCATCTCCTCTATGCGCTTCTACAAGGAGAACTTCAGCAAGGGTCTTGACCAGCCACACTCAAA GATGCCGGTGCACGTGCCCACCGGTTTTGCCTGCTTCCCCAACGAGCTGATGCACACCCCCAAGCTGTGGGTGCAGCAGAAGTACCGCGAGCTGAAGACCTTCACGCCCATGGCCCGAGGAGGACACTTCGCCGCCATGGAGGAGCCAGAACTCATGGCCCAGGACATCCAGAACTTCACCAAGATGCAGGAGAAGATGAAGTGA
- the LOC135557289 gene encoding transcription factor 23-like, with translation MRRGEAVTGDLDSLRAPQPRRDPKKWVRSGGVTGVQPSRAMKSQHSPENAARERSRVRNLRQAFHSLQAALPSVPRDTKLSKLDVLVLATDYIAHLTETLDQGGALSELTVPPRAGGYLHPVKKWPMRSLLYCGSVGALLSANQKPASGEEETHPLSPTPEVDMDQSV, from the exons ATGCGCAGAGGAGAAGCTGTGACTGGAGATT TGGACAGTCTGAGGGCACCACAGCCACGTAGGGATCCTAAGAAGTGG GTGAGGTCTGGGGGTGTGACGGGTGTGCAGCCCAGCAGGGCTATGAAGTCCCAACACTCCCCAGAGAACGCGGCCAGGGAGAGGAGCCGTGTACGTAACCTCCGCCAGGCCTTCCACAGCCTGCAGGCAGCCCTACCCTCCGTCCCCCGTGACACCAAGCTCTCCAAGCTGGACGTCCTGGTCCTGGCCACCGACTACATCGCCCACCTTACTGAGACCCTGGACCAGGGCGGGGCCCTCTCTGAACTCACAGTGCCCCCCAGGGCAGGGGGCTACCTCCACCCAGTCAAG AAGTGGCCGATGCGCTCCTTGCTGTACTGTGGGAGTGTGGGAGCActactgtcagccaatcagaagcCAGCGTCGGGGGAGGAGGAAACACATCCACTGTCCCCTACCCCAGAGGTCGACATGGACCAATCCGTTTAG
- the LOC135557642 gene encoding epoxide hydrolase 1-like isoform X2 → MFTEILLALVVGGVVYFLVQRSKRHQLKSEDGWWGEGTPMAGEEDLSIRPYTVQTDEEELEDLYRRIDQTRPFPSLEDSQFNYGFNSHYLQKVVTYWRRDFDWRRQVEKLNKFPHYKTNIEGIDVHYVHVRPKNLPEGVTAVPLLMVHGWPGSFYEFYRMIPLLTQPSNPDDIVFEVVCPSIPGYGFSEAPHKKGFDSVCAARVFHKLMKRLGFQQFYAHGGDWGWIVTTNMAQLEPKIIKGLHLNFAPPSKPGLPMVLSIMLGRSFPKLFGFNEHDIQRIYPVVQNLVVESVKESGYMHIQATKPDTVGRGLNDSPVGLAAYILEKFSTWTDHDFRNLDDGGLTRKFSLDDLLTNVMIYWTSGCIISSMRFYKENFSKGLDQPHSKMPVHVPTGFACFPNELMHTPKLWVQQKYRELKTFTPMARGGHFAAMEEPELMAQDIQNFTKMQEKMK, encoded by the exons ATGTTTACAGAGATTCTGTTAGCCCTGGTGGTGGGAGGAGTGGTCTACTTCCTGGTGCAGAGGAGTAAGAGGCATCAGCTGAAGAGTGAGGATGGCTGGTGGGGGGAGGGgactcccatggctggggaagaAGATCTCAGCATTCGCCCCTACACAGTCCAAACGGATGAGGAGGAGTTGGAG GACCTGTACAGGCGAATAGACCAGACCCGACCCTTCCCCTCTCTAGAGGACAGCCAGTTCAACTACGGCTTCAACTCCCACTATCTGCAGAAGGTGGTCACCTACTGGAGACGTGACTTTGACTGGAGGAGACAAGTGGAAAAACTGAACAAATTCCCACATTACAAAACCAACATTGAAG GCATTGATGTCCACTACGTCCATGTGCGGCCCAAGAACCTCCCTGAGGGCGTGACTGCTGTGCCTCTGCTCATGGTGCACGGCTGGCCAGGCTCTTTCTACGAGTTCTACAGGATGATACCCCTTCTGACTCAACCCTCCAACCCAGACGACATCGTGTTTGAGGTGGTGTGTCCTTCCATCCCTGGGTACGGCTTCTCCGAGGCTCCACATAAGAAAG GTTTTGACTCGGTGTGTGCGGCCCGTGTGTTCCACAAGCTGATGAAGAGACTGGGCTTCCAACAGTTCTATGCTCAtggaggagactggggatggaTCGTCACGACCAACATGGCCCAGCTGGAGCCCaa AATAATCAAAGGCTTACATCTCAACTTTGCTCCCCCCTCCAAACCGGGTCTGCCCATGGTTCTGTCTATAATGCTGGGCCGCAGTTTCCCCAAGCTGTTTGGCTTCAACGAACACGACATTCAGCGCATCTACCCCGTTGTGCAGAACCTAGTGGTGGAGTCTGTCAAGGAGTCAGGATACATGCACATCCAGGCCACCAAGCCTGACACTGTGG GTCGAGGGTTGAATGATTCTCCGGTGGGTCTTGCTGCCTATATCTTGGAGAAGTTCTCCACCTGGACTGACCATGACTTCAGGAACCTGGATGACGGAGGACTTACGAG GAAGTTCAGTCTGGATGACCTGCTGACCAACGTGATGATCTACTGGACGTCTGGCTGCATCATCTCCTCTATGCGCTTCTACAAGGAGAACTTCAGCAAGGGTCTTGACCAGCCACACTCAAA GATGCCGGTGCACGTGCCCACCGGTTTTGCCTGCTTCCCCAACGAGCTGATGCACACCCCCAAGCTGTGGGTGCAGCAGAAGTACCGCGAGCTGAAGACCTTCACGCCCATGGCCCGAGGAGGACACTTCGCCGCCATGGAGGAGCCAGAACTCATGGCCCAGGACATCCAGAACTTCACCAAGATGCAGGAGAAGATGAAGTGA
- the LOC135557205 gene encoding signal recognition particle 9 kDa protein-like: MPYYQTWEEFARAAEKLYLTAPMKVRVVLKYRHCDGHLRIKVTDDAVCLQYKTDQAQDVKKIEKLHGKLMRLMVSKESGAMETD, translated from the exons ATGCCTTATTATCAAACATGGGAAGAGTTCGCCCGTGCAGCAGAAAAACTATATCTGACAGCGCCAATGAAG GTCAGGGTGGTTCTCAAATACAGACACTGTGATGGTCACCTTCGCATCAAAGTCACCGATGATGCAGTG TGTTTACAATACAAGACGGACCAGGCCCAGGACGTGAAGAAGATCGAGAAACTACATGGCAAACTGATGAGGCTTATGGTGTCCAAGGAAAGTGGTGCCATGGAAACGGACTGA